A portion of the Pseudomonas sp. PSE14 genome contains these proteins:
- a CDS encoding polyamine ABC transporter substrate-binding protein produces MIMRAFYRAALAAPLAALLAAMPLQAQERVLNLYNWADYVGADALKRFQAETGIRVKYDTFDSAEVLDSKLMTGASGYDVVFPASSGLARAIQAKAVQPVDDAQLKNFANLDPELLAKLAAIDPGNRFGVPYTWGTVGLAINKDAVLKRIPGAPLDSLDLLFKPEYASRLADCGISLIDSPQEVISVALNYLGKPPYSTDPADLAQVRELLAKLQPNVRYVASGKHINDLANGTLCVALTYTGDALMGAAQAKQANKPFEVIYRIPKEGTLIWFDTMAIPADAPHPQEARAFIDFMLRPESIAELTNTLYFANANLKATPLLSAEVAGDPDIYPPAAMRQKLFGEQLLTLKQQRERTRLWSAFRTRT; encoded by the coding sequence ATGATCATGCGTGCGTTCTACCGGGCAGCTCTGGCGGCCCCCCTTGCGGCGTTGCTCGCGGCCATGCCCCTGCAGGCGCAGGAGCGGGTGCTCAACCTGTACAACTGGGCGGACTATGTCGGCGCCGATGCGCTCAAGCGCTTCCAGGCCGAGACCGGCATCCGCGTGAAGTACGACACCTTCGACAGCGCCGAGGTCCTCGACAGCAAGCTGATGACCGGTGCCAGCGGCTACGACGTGGTGTTCCCCGCCAGCAGCGGCCTGGCCCGGGCCATCCAGGCGAAGGCGGTGCAGCCGGTGGACGACGCGCAGCTGAAGAACTTCGCCAACCTCGACCCGGAACTGCTGGCCAAGCTCGCGGCCATCGATCCGGGCAACCGTTTCGGCGTGCCCTATACCTGGGGCACCGTGGGCCTGGCGATCAACAAGGACGCGGTGCTCAAGCGCATTCCCGGCGCCCCGCTGGACAGCCTCGACCTGCTGTTCAAGCCCGAGTACGCCAGCCGCCTGGCCGACTGCGGCATCTCGCTGATCGATTCGCCCCAGGAAGTCATCAGCGTCGCGCTGAATTACCTGGGCAAGCCGCCCTACAGCACCGACCCGGCCGACCTCGCCCAGGTCCGCGAGCTGCTGGCCAAGCTGCAGCCCAATGTGCGCTACGTCGCCAGCGGCAAGCACATCAACGACCTGGCCAACGGCACCCTCTGCGTTGCCCTGACCTATACCGGCGATGCGCTGATGGGGGCCGCGCAGGCGAAGCAGGCGAACAAGCCGTTCGAGGTGATCTACCGGATTCCCAAGGAAGGCACGCTGATCTGGTTCGACACCATGGCCATCCCGGCGGACGCGCCGCACCCGCAGGAGGCACGCGCCTTCATCGACTTCATGCTGCGCCCCGAGTCCATCGCCGAGCTGACCAACACCCTGTACTTCGCCAACGCCAACCTGAAGGCCACGCCGCTGCTCTCCGCCGAGGTGGCGGGCGATCCGGACATCTACCCGCCGGCGGCCATGCGGCAGAAATTGTTCGGCGAACAACTGCTGACTCTGAAGCAGCAGCGCGAGCGCACCCGGCTGTGGTCGGCGTTCCGCACGCGCACCTGA
- a CDS encoding LysR family transcriptional regulator yields MLSQLRDLDLQLLRLFVTVVECGGFSAAQGELGLSQPSISIQMAKLETRLGYRLCERGKGGFRLTPKGEHLLQATRRLFIAIEGFRHEARGVADKLLGEVRLGLSEALDERVLAQLSEAVRRFRRRNEAVTLELVTTTPAELERLLLQDRLHLAIGYFAGTQAALEHEPLFSEPQGLYCGLGHPAFDDPAVSREALADADEVHHPYRFIAADEPLQTRRSSARSEQVDGSLAFILSGAHVGYLPRHIAAPWLERGRLRELLPGELGFDVAFSLTRHRGRHPGDAEQAFASDLLDAFGQPASD; encoded by the coding sequence ATGCTCAGCCAACTGCGCGACCTCGACCTGCAACTGCTGCGCCTGTTCGTCACCGTGGTCGAGTGCGGCGGCTTCAGCGCGGCGCAAGGCGAGCTGGGGCTGAGCCAGCCGAGCATCAGCATCCAGATGGCCAAGCTGGAGACGCGCCTGGGCTATCGCCTGTGCGAGCGCGGCAAGGGCGGTTTCCGCCTGACGCCCAAGGGCGAGCACCTGCTGCAGGCGACTCGCCGGCTATTCATCGCCATCGAAGGTTTTCGCCATGAGGCCCGCGGGGTCGCCGACAAGCTGCTCGGCGAAGTGCGCCTAGGCCTGTCCGAGGCCCTCGACGAGCGGGTGCTGGCGCAGCTGTCCGAGGCGGTGCGGCGCTTCCGCCGACGCAACGAGGCGGTGACGCTGGAACTGGTGACCACCACACCCGCCGAGCTGGAGCGCCTGCTGCTGCAGGACCGCCTGCACCTGGCCATCGGCTATTTCGCTGGCACCCAGGCGGCGCTGGAGCACGAGCCTCTATTCAGCGAACCCCAAGGCCTGTATTGCGGGCTCGGCCATCCGGCCTTCGATGATCCGGCGGTCAGCCGCGAGGCCCTGGCCGACGCCGACGAGGTGCACCACCCCTATCGCTTCATCGCCGCCGACGAGCCGCTGCAAACCCGCCGCAGCAGCGCACGCAGCGAGCAGGTGGACGGCAGCCTGGCCTTCATCCTCTCCGGCGCGCACGTTGGCTACCTGCCCAGGCACATCGCCGCGCCCTGGCTGGAGCGGGGCCGACTGCGCGAGCTGCTGCCCGGAGAGCTGGGCTTCGACGTGGCCTTCAGCCTGACCCGCCACCGCGGCCGTCACCCCGGTGATGCGGAGCAGGCGTTCGCCAGCGACCTGCTGGACGCCTTCGGCCAGCCCGCGTCCGATTGA